In the Psychromicrobium lacuslunae genome, AGTCGCTACGACCGAAATCGCGGCGAGTGGCAGCATCAATAGACCGACCACATTGCTGGGATAGCCTGCTGACTGCTCAAGTAATTGCGGCAGACCAAAGAAACCCACGTAGTAGACGCCGTTAAAGACCAAGAATGCTAGATAGATCAGCAGTAACGGACGGTTCCTGCTCAGCAGCCTGAGATCCAGGAAGGGGCGCTGCACTGCCAGCTCCCGCCAGGCAAACAGCGCGGCAGCCAGCGGAGCCAGGCCGAGTAACCAGCCACGGTAGCCAGGAAGTGCATCGAGCAAGCCCATAATCAGCAACACCAGGGTGAGCGTGAAAGCCGCAATTCCAGGCAGGTCAGAAGCTTTGAGAAGCGAACCAAGGCTGCCTTGCTCGCGTGGTGGGTCGGCCGGCGCAAAGAACTTCACCCCCAGCAACGAGATCAAGGCGAGTGGCACATTAATCAGAAAGAGCCACTGCCAGCCCGCGACACTAATCAATAACCCGCCCACCACCGGCCCCAGCGCAGCGCCGACGGTGTTCGCCATCTGGATTCGAGAAAGCGGCCTGGTCGAACTCACCTTGGCAACGGCACTCAGGGCACGAACCATCACCACAGCGCTCGGAAAAGCGGTTGCCGTACCGATCGCCATCAGCGCGCGGGCAAGGCAGACCAGCAGGAAATTTGTAGCCAGCGGCGCAAGCGCACAGCTCAGCGCCACGATGACCATGCCGAGCATAAAAAGTCGCCGCGGCCCGAACCTATCGGCGAGTCGACCCATGAGCGGCTGGCCCGCAGCAGAGGCAAGATAGAACGAGGTGACAACCCAGGTCACCGTACCGACATCAAGGCCGAAATCTCCGCGCAATACCACGAGTGCAACGGCGATCATCGAAGAGTTCAACGGGTTAAGCGATGTACCAAGACTGAGCGCCAATACGGTCAGCCCGACTCGGCTTTTGGGCTGCGAAGCAGAAATCTGGTTGCTTATGGACACAATTCAGTGTGCGCTCGACACCGTCCGCCCGCTAATCGCGTCCATATATTGGGCCCATCACAACCTCATTAGCAGGCGCAGAGCTCATCCTGCGAAGAGTTATACCTTGGCCTTCCGATAACCAGCTTTCACCGCGGCCGCCTCGGTCGCGAAGCAAAGCTCGGGGTTGGTGGCTTTGTAGAATCGCTGCCCCGGCAGATGGTAGATGTGCGACTGTTTATTTCCCTTAATGGGGGCCCAGCTCGGACAGCTATTCTTACTGATCGGCTTTGCCACTGCGGCAAGCACTTGCACATAAAGCTGCGAACTGATGGATGCCTTATAGCTTGAGGTGGCGGGCAATCTGAGCGACCAACGGCCCGAAACGGCGGGCAACTGGGAAGCTTTGAGATACCCGCTGGCATTAGTTTTCACGGTACGGACCAAAGCATTCGGCTTAGCGCCGTCGGGATCAAACCAGATGCCGATGTTCAGAGCACCCGTTTTGACCCAGCTCTTTCCGGCCAGGCGTTGGACCTGCGCCTGCAAAGTAATTGAATTACCGGCGTAGACCTTCGCCGGCGCCGCTGAGAAAGCGGCCACTCGAGTCGTGACGCTGGGTGCTGCGTTGGCGACGAGTGGGCTCAAACCTAGTAGCGAAGACCCGGTAAGCATGGTCAACCCGATCAGCAGGAACCCTTGTCTCAGCGCACGCATTGCCTCACCCATTTCGACTCTCTTAGCTGCACCGGAATGAGTGCCCAGCCAAGCGTAACCAGCCACAGTTTTAGCGTCAATGGGGATAGCCCGCTGGCCAGCGAAGGACGAAGGTAGTATTGCCTTTCGAGAGGATTCAGCAATCTATCGCGGAGCCCTGGAGGGGAATGTTTCAATCGATCATTCAGCGAGTTCGTGGCCTCGTTCAGTTGCTTTGGCGAGAAGTTGCAAAATTCGGCATCGTCGGCGGAATCGGCTTCGTGATCGACAGCGCTATATTCATCTGGCTTTTTAGCGGGCCAATGCATGGCAGCGAAGTCTGGGCGAAGGCCATCGCCACAATTGTGGCAAGTATTTTCTCCTGGATTGCTAATCGTTTCTGGACCTTTCGGCACCGAAAACAGGCAAATCCAGTGCGAGAAGCAGTGATGTTCGCGGTAATGAACATCATTGGACTGCTGATCGCTTCCGGTTGCGTCTGGTTCGCGAAATATGCACTGAACCTAAACGACAAGGCCTCACTCTTCATCGCCGGTAGCGTGGTTGGCCTGATCTTAGGAACTCTGTTCAGATTTTTTGCCTACCGGTTCTGGGTCTTCAATGAAGAACTCGACTCCGAGCCGGAATTTGAACATGATCATGAACTTCTTGAAGCCAAGAAACCGCGCTGAGAGAGCACAACAGCTAAAGGCCTGAGGCTTCCGGCCTGCAAACCATCAGTGCACGTCTATCTCAGCCGCGGCACTCACACCGCTGAGCGGGTCCGCCGGTGTACAGTTAGCCGGATGAGTTCATATGCTTACCGCAGGGCCGACTGGGTCACCTCCCCTGACTTCATCAAATTAGATGTCCAGAGCGATGAAGAGGCATCGGAGTGGGCGGAAGCGCACCAAGAATTCTTCCCCGACGGTCCCGTCCAGGTGTTCAAACGCGAAACCCCGGAACACGACTGGGAACTCCTTGAAGAAGTTCGGCAAGAGGACGTAGCCCACTAACCAGCAGAGCCTGCTCGGCTTGGCGGTGGGGTCTTTGGCTGCCCTTTTGCTCAGATTGACCAGATTTGCCAGAAATTATGGTCGAAAGCACTCAGAGAACTAACTCAGATTAAGCAGAAGGCCCGTACTTCCCTGTTATTTCAGGGAAGTACGGGCCTTCTTACTCGGTGGCAGATGAGGGATTCGAACCCCCGTAGGCGTTGCCAGCTGATTTACAGTCAGCCCCCTTTGGCCGCTCGGGTAATCTGCCATGAGCGACTCCCCAGTGGGAGCAAGACAACTTTACAGAACAACTGGCTCAGAATCGAATCGAGTGGTTTTTCGGGCTTAGGCGAGTCTAATTTTCAGCCTGATTGATCTGCTTGAGCAGGCGTTTTTCAAATTTTTCGGCCTGTTCCGGAGTCAATTGACGGAGCTCAATCGCACGCGTCAGATCTTGATGGACGCCAGCGAGACGCGCCGTCGAACTTGAGGCTGTCGAACTGGGCACCGGAGCAAAGGCTGTCATCGCGGCGACGGTCGCCGCAGCCAGCACAGTACCGGCCGCGGCCTTGGCACCTCGAACAATGTAGCGGCGAGATTTCGACACCTGATGACTCCCTTCCCTTTACTGCTTAGTACTACTCTGCCGAAGCCAAATTTGTTCCGACTTCAGATAACCTAGATAACTGCTTTGAAGCTCTACCCACACAGCCGAGGACTAAGCTGGGGGCAGATAATTTTTGAGACAACCAGGAGGAATCATGGCGAGCGATTCAACTTTCGATGTGGTCAGCAAGGTCGATAAGCAGGAAGTAGCTAATGCGCTGAACCAAGCTCAGAAGGAAATCGCGCAGCGTTACGACTTCAAGGGCGTCGGCGCAGAGATCGACTTTAGCGGCGAGAATATCTTGCTCAAGGCGAACTCCGACGAGCGAGTCAAGGCGGTACTCGAC is a window encoding:
- a CDS encoding MFS transporter, which encodes MSISNQISASQPKSRVGLTVLALSLGTSLNPLNSSMIAVALVVLRGDFGLDVGTVTWVVTSFYLASAAGQPLMGRLADRFGPRRLFMLGMVIVALSCALAPLATNFLLVCLARALMAIGTATAFPSAVVMVRALSAVAKVSSTRPLSRIQMANTVGAALGPVVGGLLISVAGWQWLFLINVPLALISLLGVKFFAPADPPREQGSLGSLLKASDLPGIAAFTLTLVLLIMGLLDALPGYRGWLLGLAPLAAALFAWRELAVQRPFLDLRLLSRNRPLLLIYLAFLVFNGVYYVGFFGLPQLLEQSAGYPSNVVGLLMLPLAAISVVATPLAARAIDRFGVRSMLITGVLVLLLGVALLWLLTVSYAPPLVLLLTAALGLPFAAVNIAASQGMYASTPAKDSGVAAGILQTCRYIGAIAATVMIGVFYAPGVNQQQWSQLVLAIAGLAVLALVITLFWRPGRAETRSKL
- a CDS encoding GtrA family protein, producing the protein MFQSIIQRVRGLVQLLWREVAKFGIVGGIGFVIDSAIFIWLFSGPMHGSEVWAKAIATIVASIFSWIANRFWTFRHRKQANPVREAVMFAVMNIIGLLIASGCVWFAKYALNLNDKASLFIAGSVVGLILGTLFRFFAYRFWVFNEELDSEPEFEHDHELLEAKKPR